The following coding sequences lie in one Cinclus cinclus chromosome 15, bCinCin1.1, whole genome shotgun sequence genomic window:
- the LOC134050243 gene encoding protein FAM162A-like, with product MLGRLLGHNPGLWQQVAQPILRSTRAAGSKARNTQDMALQMADPGKEAFRNERRPTNFDKKVLVWSGCFKKEEDIPRHILYEVLNTARNIVRIKVCYIMIALTVLGCVTMTIIGKEAAKKDLVLLRVNTEKKAKWRAEVKKGQEAAVGIIVMKVI from the exons ATGCTGGGGAGGCTGCTGGGGCACAAccctgggctgtggcagcaggTGGCTCAGCCCATCCTGCGCTccaccagagctgctggaagcaaAGCAAGGAACACCCAAGACATGGCTTTGCAGATGGCTGATCCAG GTAAAGAAGCTTTCAGGAATGAGAGAAGGCCTACAAATTTTGACAAAAAGGTGCTAGTATGGTCAGGATGTTTTAAAAAGGAGGAAGACATTCCCAGGCACATATTGTA TGAGGTCCTCAACACTGCAAGGAACATTGTCAGGATAAAGGTTTGTTACATCATGATTGCACTgactgtgctgggctgtgtgaCCATGACCATCATAGGCAAAGAA GCTGCCAAGAAGGATCTGGTGCTGCTGAGGGTGAATACAGAAAAGAAGGCTAAATGGAGGGCTGAAGTAAAGAAAGGTCAGGAGGCAGCTGTTGGAA TTATTGTCATGAAAGTCATCTAG